In a genomic window of Lathamus discolor isolate bLatDis1 chromosome 4, bLatDis1.hap1, whole genome shotgun sequence:
- the LOC136013774 gene encoding alpha-2A adrenergic receptor-like — translation MAPPAAAHPHSSGTRSREGAGPPGAAGSPGARRRNAGPAGSPAPQALSGHSGRLAIRRRGAGGRKGRRRRRQRRTKPATGCYGSRGGGWEVGGAMARKGRSEGRGGAAQAAFPQAAQRFIPTSGKSLPACLLVAAGRVCLEGVPSAYDC, via the coding sequence ATGGCGCCTCCCGCCGCCGCTCACCCGCACAGCTCGGGGACGCGGAGTCGGGAGGGCGCGGGGCCGCCGGGCGCTGCAGGGAGCCCCGGCGCTCGGAGGAGGAACGCGGGACCCGCTGGCTCCCCCGCCCCTCAGGCCCTCTCCGGGCACTCGGGCCGGCTAGCGATCCGGCGGAGGGGggcgggagggaggaaggggcgGAGGCGACGCAGGCAGAGACGAACAAAGCCCGCGACCGGCTGTTACGGGAGCAGGGGCGGCGGTTGGGAGGTTGGTGGCGCCATGGCgagaaagggaaggagtgaGGGCAGAGGAGGTGCAGCGCAGGCCGCGTTTCCTCAGGCTGCGCAGCGCTTCATACCGACCTCGGGAAAGTCTCTGCCGGCTTGCCTGCTTGTAGCAGCGGGAAGAGTTTGTCTTGAAGGCGTTCCGTCTGCATATGACTGCTGA